The genomic region TAGTTTATGGCGTTAATAATTAATTGATTAGCCACCACGTCATAATCATTCACCACTAGCGGGCCGGCATAACCCCTAATCACGAGTTGGTAATCACCGCACACTGCGTACGTACCATTTACCCGGCTGATGGGCATTATATAGCCTATGACCTGCCTACCTGGGTTTATGGCCATTAAGGAGTATGCCGGGAGTACCGTGCTCTCGATGTAGCCCCTTGGCGCAAGTGATGCAAGGCCATAAATGTAGGCGTAATCCTTACTTAATGGCTCCCAATTAATGCCAACCTGCCCAGTCCCTTGGTATGGGGGCCACATTGGCGATATCGGCGTGGTCAACGCCGTGATTATTAGGGCTATCACGAGCGTTAGTACGGCCAATCTATTCTCGCGCAGTTTATGTAGGGCTTCTATGAGCGTTATTATGAGTATTGCGGGGACTATCGCTGTAAAGCCCACGCCACCAAGTACAGCCGTTATTAGGGCTGGTACTGCCGTGCCCAGGACAGCCAACTGCATGAATGACGTGGTCGAGAGTAAGTAAATCATGTTGTTCAGTACTTCCTGCGCAGTCACCACATGGGTCAGCGGGTAGGCGCCGGCTATCCAGTAGTACGTGAATGCTATTAGGCCTATTGTCATTACGTACTGACTCGACTCATTAAACTCCCTCTTAACGAACCAGTGAGTTATTGGGACTAGGACATTGAGTAGGTCCGTGATTGGGCTTAGGAAGGCTAGTAATGCCGATAGGGCTGTACTAACTGGCCTATCATTATTGTCGATGTAGTAGTACATGGCTATGGCTAGTGTCGTTGATATTGCTTGTGGTAGCCATGGGTTCGTGATTAAGTTGATCAATGAGGCGTTGATTACCGATGCAAGGACTATGGCGGTTACGGGGCCAATATCTAAGCCCCTGACCCTACTTAGTTTATATGTGTAAATTGCTATTAATGAGTTTGTGGCCACTATGAGGAGTGCCATAAATACTGGTAAGTAGCCACTCATTACCAACGGGCCAAGTAATAGGCTTTGCCCAAGATCGCCAATGCCAATACTCGCCAGGCCCAGGGACTTCATAATTAGTTCTCCAAGGTCGTAATAATAACCGCTCCCATTGAATAGCTGCAGCCAAACGTAGATTATCTCAACCACGCTGACTATGTACGTGATCGCTCCAATTAGTGATTTGGCTATTAATTCACGTTTCATGAATGATTATGATTATAATGCGGTACATCTTTAATGCTTTACCTCGATTGAGTGTAGGCAGTGCCTAATACCAATTATTAAATATATTAATTCATTGATTACCTCGCCCAGGGACTTACCACTACTCATTATTGTGATCGGCATTTCAATCCTCAACTCATCACCGACAGCATTAATCATTAATTGACTAAGTACGTGATCACCCCTTACATAGCTCATTAATACATCCATTACTTTACCGAGTTCATTAACCCTTATTATGCATGGCACGTAGTTAATGCCATTAATGACATACTTGCTATAGTCCATGTCGCACTCAACGTGGATACCCCCCTCATCCCTAATGAGTGTGCTCACACTAATTGCCACTAGGTATAACTTTTTAAAGGGAATGCCCATTAATTGCTTTGATGTCATCAATTGAGGAATTAATAACTGGGACTGCGGTTGGGATTAAGGCGAGCGACGGCGTTGTATTGGCCGCTGAGAAGAGGGTTGCCTATGGATTCACCATGTTCAGTAGGTCGGGTAAGAAGGTGTTTAAGGTTAATGATAACATTGGCATAGCCTCAATAGGCATACTAGCCGATATGCAGGTCCTCACGAAGATCGCCAAGGCATACATGTCACTCTACGCCCTAGACACGAAGACCAGGCCAAGCATTAGGTCAGCCGCCAAGCTCCTGTCATACGTGCTATTCGCCAACAGGGTACTACCATACTTCGTGGAGGTTCTGGTCGGCGGCGTCGATGATGAGGGACCGCACCTCTTCATAATGGATTCGCTTGGTTCTCTAATCGAGGATGACTACGCGGCTGTTGGCACAGGCACGAAGTTGGCAATCGCAATACTTGAGAGTAATTATAAGCCCAGCATGACTGTTAAGGAGGCCAGGGAATTAGCCATTAAGGCAATTAACCAGAGCATATCCAGGGATCCGGTCTCTGGTGATGGTATTGATATACTGACAATAACGGGTAATGGCTCAGCCGAGGAGACAATACCACTACAACCGCTGCGATTATAAAATTGAGTGTGCCCCGCCTTGGAGGAGCACAGCCTCATCGGTGGGTTAATCCCAACTCAGTCGGCCCACGCCAGCGGGGCTATTTAGTAGTAATAAAGGGTGTTTTAGTACCTTTTACCGTAAAGACTTAAGAACTGCCTATACACATGTCTTCACAGGTGATGTGCCTCCACGGGACTGAGGACCTGATGAAATTGGTCTTTGCTGACTTAATGCGTTTTATTATTTGCGTTACCAATCATTAGTAACGCAAACGGTTATTGAGCAAACCTGCCTTAATAATGCCGTACGTCGCTTACCTGAGGTAGATTTTTATTCATGGGCGTTTACCTTTGCCTGTAATTGTTGTATGGCCTTGATATTGGTTAGGTATGGTGAGGTTGCGATTAAGGGAGCGGGTACAAGGTCTAGGATGGAGAGGTTACTCATGCATAACATAATCAGTGGTTTGAGGGGTATTGGTGTTAATGCTAAAGTTATCAAGTCCCAGGGTAGGTTGTTTGTTGAGGTCCCTGATGATAGGGTTAAGGAGGGTGTTGATTTGATTAGTCGGGTTTTTGGTGTTAAGTCTTTATCTCCTGTTAAGGCCTACGTATTTAAGGAATTGAATGATATAGTCAATGCGGCGATTAAGGAATGGAGTGACTTAATTAAGGGTAGGAGATTCGCAGTTAGGGTTCACAGGGTAGGTTCACATAACTTCACATCAATGGACGTGGCCAAGGCCGTTGGTGCCGCGCTCAAGCCATTTAGTGCTGGTGTGGATCTCGAGAGGCCCGATATTGAGTTGTTCATTGAGATTAGGGGTGATAGGGCGTACCTATTTACCGAGGTAATTAATGGGCCTGGTGGTCTACCACTTGGTTCTGAGGGTAAGTTATTGGCTTTAATATCAGGTGGCTTTGACTCGCCGGTTGCTGCCTGGTTCATGATGAGGAGGGGGTCCTACGTAGATGCGCTGTTCTGTTCCCTGGCTTACCCCATTGACGTTATTAATTTCCTCAGGGTCTCACATGTGTTATTCAGCAGGTGGTCTATTGGTTATGACCCGAGGTTATTCATAATCGATTGTTCACCATTAATCGGCGAATTTAGGGCTAAGGCCGACCCACACATGTGGAGTGTTCTGTTCAAGAGGGTTCTTTACGAGGTCGCCTCTAGGGTTGCCAGGTCAATAAGTGCGTTGGGTATCGTAACGGGTGAATCACTCGGTCAAGTTTCGTCACAGACCCTCCATAATCTGATGGCTATTGAGCATGGTATTGACATGCCCATTTACAGGCCGTTAATTGGCCTTGATAAGGACGAAATAATGAATTACGCGAGGAGGATAGGGACTTATGAGGAGTCAATGAGGACTGAGGAGTTCTGCGCAATATTCTCGGAGAAACCAAGGACGAGAGTTACAATTGATGAATTGGATAATGAGTTTAGGAAGCTTGATCAAAACTTCATTAATAACTTACTTAACAGTGTCGTAACACTAAGGGTAAGTGCGGCTGTTAAGGTCATTGATGAGTTAATGCTTGGTACTAACGATGTGGAGATTGATCACGTGCCCGAGAATGCCGTGGTCATTGACCTAAGGAGTAGGGGTGAGTACGAAACGTGGCATTACCCAGGTGCTGTAAATGTGGATGTTGATAAATTGGTGAGCACGGCTGAGTCCCTGGGTAGGGATAAGATCTACGTGCTGTATTGCAGCAGGGGTTTGAGCAGTAGGTGGGGTGCGCTTGAGCTTAGGAGGTTGGGTTTCAAGGCATTCTCCATAGACATTGACAAGCTGAGGAGGTCGTCATGAGGGTGTCTAGGGGACCTAGCGAGGGCTATGTGAGGTCTAGGGTGCCCAGGGGATTTCACCTTGAGGTTGCCAGGAGTATTCAGAGGGCTTTGGCGAGTAAGGTTGTTGAGGAGGACTTGGTCAATATCGATAATGTTGACCTGGTGTCTGGGGTTGACGTGGCGTACATTAACCATGGCGATGTGGAGATAGGAGTTTCAGTTGCCAGCACTTACTCCCTGAGCAATTCATCAATTATTGAATGGAGTTGCTGGGTTGGTCCAGTAACATTTCCCTACGTACCAACCCTACTCTCCTTCAGGGAATTGAAACCCGTGGTAAATGCCTACCTTAGGTTAAGGACTAAGCCCCAGGTGGTTCTCATTGATGGACATGGTAGGGCACACCCATATAGGCTCGGCATTGCCAGTCACTTCGGCGTATGCATGCGCATACCCACCATCGGTGTTGCTAAGTCATTACTATATGGTAAGGTGGATAGGGTCGAGGGACCAATACTTGACGTAGGCACAAACGAGGTTATTGGTTGGGCAATTCGGTGTGCGCCGGGTAAGCCGACCTACGTCAGTGTTGGTTATGGGGTTTCGCTGGGTAGTGCTGTTAACCTTATCAAGAGGTTATGCGTGGGTTCTCAAATGCCAATACCAATACTTCACTCACATAACATGGCCAATAACCTGAAGAGGAGAATTACGAAGAAGCTGATGAGCGAGAAATCAATTGAGGAATTGGACAGCGAGTGTAGGTCATCAATGAGGGATTACCTCTAATCTTATCATCACCACTTCCTGCCAAGCTTCTCAGGTATTAGTAACTTTTGTCTCTCGATGACGTAAGTCCTGGCATCCCTAATCATTGAATCAATGACCTGCGGATTAGCCCTAGCCTTAGCAGAGTCCAGTATCGCCTTAGCTGTATCCACGAGCTTCAAGTCATACTCAACAAGCCTTTCCAAGTTCTCGGGAAAAACCTTAAACCTATCATGCATGCCAGCATCACCGGTTGGTGAGCCCCAAACCTCGGCTATTAAACTCCTTAGGTCACTTAGCACGGTCTCGTATTGCTGTATTAATGGGTCAAATGGGTTATTACGGGCCACCTCCTCCTCAGCCCTCTCGATAAAGCCCAGTGCCTCCTCAAGCATTGAGGCCGCGGTCTTCCTAACAAGGAAATCATCCTGCCTAATCAAATCCTTGACCTTATAACCCCTAAACCCAGGCACCATCAATTGCAATCTCTCTAACGGGCTTAGTGGGGACTCCGAAATTGGTGGTTTTATTTCGTTGCCCGAAGACATTGATTACTTATCTATGCTTAATTTTATAAACCTAGCTTAGTAATTGAATGAGAATTAGCATTCAACACCTACGACATCCTTACATGAATTAAGCAATTCCCTATACAGATGCGTTAAAATCCTGGCGGCCTTAATCTTCGTATCCAACGCTTCAAGTAATTCATAATAGGCCCTCTTAAGTATTTCCCTAATATCCTCGGGCCTTGTCTTCAGTGATAATTCAAAACTAACGGTGTGACACACAACTTTAACAATTGGTTCCTCGACGCATCCTGTCAGCCTGATAATTACCTTACCCTCATCAACCCTAAACTCAGGAACTAAATTTAAACTAGATAGAATCCAATTACCACCAACTGGTGTTACGTCAGGCATGATGTGTTAGTAAATTCATTATTACTTTTAAAGTAATACACCATATGGAGAATTCTCATGATTTGATTGGCGTTTCGTATGGTTTTGGTAGTCCTGAGTACACACCCCATACGTAGAATATTATTGCGAGTATCGTAACCACCACCATGTCATATGGGAACTTGAGTATTGGCATTGGACCACCGGCGGTTTGACCTATGTAAGTCATTAGGACCATCGCCAGCATGTAAACGACATACCAAATGGAGTTCCTAAGGCCAGCCTTAACCCTATAAATGGCGCCGAATATTATTGAGAGTATAAACACGAGCAACACGCCATAAGGCGTAGCCGGCCAACCACTCCAATATATGATCCAGGTGGCGAATATGAAGGCTAACGCACCAATTATTGCTGGTGCAGGAACCCTATAAACACCGCTTAAACCCTGCCTTCTTGAGACAACAAGTGATATGGGTACTACCGAGAAGCCTAGGTAACCAGCGACCACGGCCTCCTCAATTATCGTGTATACTGTCGGTATTGGTGAGAGCAGGGCAAGTACTAGACCCGCCAAGCCAAATATTATCAATGCCCAGTAGGGTACTGCGTATCTCTCGTGAATCTCGCCGACCCTCGCACCAACGTACTTGGACCTATACATTGAGAATAACACCCTAGAACCAGCACCAAGGTATATATAGCCTACCACGAATGGCCCCAGTATACCGACTATCGTGGCTACCACCAATAAATATGTAAGTCCGTACTTACCCGCAATGAATATCACTGGGTTGTAGGCCGATGTAATCATCGTTAGGTCGGCCCAATCACCAGGCTTAACACCAAAGGCGCTCCAGTTAAGTGAGGCTACGTAAGCTACAGCAAACAATACATAAACTAATGTTTGCCCAATGACAACAAGCAATACCGCAAGTGGTAAATCTCTCTGTGGGTTCTTCATTTCCTCGGCGTAGTCAGGTATAACCCTGGTACCACCAAAGGCGAACATGGCGAGTGGTATTGAGGAGAACATGGCTGCTGCGCCGTAGGGCATGAAGCCGCCAGGCAAGCCAGCGAAGTTCTGGGGCATGAATACGGCAATCATCAAGCCAACCGGTATTATTAGGTAGAGGATTATCTTAAGTATGCCGATGCCGGTCGTTGTAACTCCGAAGACTTTAACGCCATAGTAATTAAACGGCACCATTAGTAGTATTAGTGCTGCGGCTACCGCAGCCCCAAGCCACGTGGGTATACCGGTTGGTGTGATTAGGTTGTGTGTGAAGTAGTTTATTCCGTAAACCACGGCAATTGCTTCGGCAGGTGGTATGAACAGGTACCAAACCAGGGATGCCCAGGCATTTAGAAGGTTAGTCACGGGACCATGAGTATAGTAAGCATAACGAGCAGGACCACCAGCCTCAGGATAAAGCGTGCCCATTTCCATATACGTTAAGCTTATGAAGAAGTAGAATATGCCGCCCAATATCCAACCGAGTACAACGGCTGGGCCGCTCATAACCATCATTTGAGGAGCAGAAAACAATATGCCGGTACCAATTGCGCCCACGAGCCCTATTATTACTAGCTCAGGCAGGCTTAGTTCTTTACGTAGACTAACTCTCTGCCTACTCTCAGAACCTGGCATGTTTGTCAGGTAATATTCTGTCTTTTAAATTTTATCATTTATCTCGATTTAATTTTGTTCCTTAAGTAAAACTTTTATCATGATATTATTAGCCATTTAATAACTCCTTAATTCTACTAAAGATTATGCGTTTAATCTCGGCTGTACTTAGTCCCCTTCCCTCAATCACCTTCCTGCCGTTGATTATTAATGTTGGTAAGTCAAATATGCTGTATTCCTTTAGTTCATTGATTATTGGCATGAATTCCGCAGGACCCTCACCACCAAGTAACATTCCATGTATTATGTCAAGGTAATCCCTGCTTATTTTGACTGAGATAAACCTGATAATGCCATTATTAAGCCCCAATTCATTTGCCACTTCCCCAATAATTTCCTTAATAGTCTCTAGATATTTATCATCCCTGCCCTCAATCATGTAAAGCTTAATGTTTATTATCATTCAATTATTAATTAACAATCAATTACTAATAAACCCTACCCCTCATTGAAAATAGTTAACCATTAACCAAACCTTACAGCCAGGTAACCACCGATGGCACCGGCGAGTACGTTGACGGCGATGAATATGCCAATCTTCGTCCTGCTCCAAAGCGGGCCTGGATATGCGTCAAATAGTAAACCCAGTATTGCCACGGCAATTATAACATAAATAACCGTCCTTTGGGCGGGCCGGAAGTAAATGTTGTAGCTCGTCATTTCCTCAGTCCTGTAGGGCCTTACGAATAGTATAAGTAGTCCGTAGAGGATTAAGATCAATACGAGGGATAACCAATAACCCTTAATCAACGCCCATATTGGGCTGAGGACTAATGGGGTTGGGTAAAAGATATTGGCCACCGCCTCAAGTATTAATGTAACCACTGATACGAAGAAGGCATACCCAACACCAGCCGCTGCGTTATACCTGGCTTCCCTCGTTGACATTAATTTTCAATTTGACAATAAACTTTATAAACCAAACTAACAATTTAATGCTGTTATGTCAATAAGGGCTCAGGTAATATCCACGATCGACGAGAAGGGAATCGACCAGATGGGCCCAGATGACTTAATAGTGAAGTATCACTCGGTCGATGTTAGGACCAGGTCAAGGCTCATTGTTTATTCCAACCAGAAGGCTGTGGTCAGGATACAGGGACAGGTGCAGGGGGTCTTCGACCCAGGTGCGCATGACCTACAAACGCCTGCAAACCCAATTTCACAATTCTTTGCCAAGTTTCAATATGCTGGTAATGTGCCTTGGGAGGTTGAGGTGCTCTTCATAAGTACGGCTAGGCATGAGGCTAGGAGTGAGGGTATTACCCAGACAAAAGAGCTCGTCCCAATGAGGTATCAAGTGGCTTATTACTTCATGATTACTGACCCAGTCAAGTTCATAAACGCGGTGCAATTTAGTGGATTTAAGTACACGGTTGAGGACTTCAAGAATTACGTATCACCAATCGTTGACCAAGCAGTCAGTCAAGTACTTAACCTGGTCTCCTTAAATGAGGTCTATGCTAACCTGCACAAGGTCACTGATGCGGTAACGGCGAGCTTAAGGTCATTCCTTGACGAGGTTGGTGTCCACCTAATCACGTGTAGAATTGTAAGGTTAGAGCCTGAGGATGAAACTATGAGGAGGGTTGTGCAGTTCATGGCCCTTGGGCTTGACGTTAACACCGCAATCAGGGCTAGGCTCGCGGAGATAATGGCCCAGAGGAGCGATCCAGCGGCGACGAATATGATGCTTGGAGTGCCCTACTACCCAATATACATATTACCAACGGCTGGAATGCCAGGTGGCTTACCGCAATTAATGGTGCCACCAACACAACAACGCCAGCAATCGCAGCAGGGCGGCTCAAGCCAATCAAGCGACTTTGAGATTAGTGGGGGCTAATGATTTATTATGAGCCATAATATCCTAAAAAGCTTTGGGACGTATAAGGGCTATGAAATCATCCTTGAGGAGGTCAGAATTGATAATTTACCATGTTTCATAAACCTATCAACACTCAATCAGGGAAAGGTCCCCGAGATACTCATTGAATTAAGTCCCGGCTGTCACCACTATAACGCAATGATAAGGGTGACCAGGAAATTCATGGAATTATTTGGCGTGGAAACAGCTAGAGTAACGGCGGTTAGGTTGGCTAGGGCGCTGGGCATTGAGGATTACGAAGCAGTCGAACGTGGAGATATTGAATTGAGGATAAGGAGGAAACCACGCAATTACCCAGAGTGGGTTAGCCAGAACATGGATTCCATAATTAATGCATTCAGTGAGATACTGGCATCACTCGGCATAATTAATCAGCCAATGATTACCCAACCCTCGGCCACTCAGTCGCAGCAGGAAATCATACAGGCACCGCAGGAGGTGCAAACGCCAATAAGTGCTTCCCATTCAGTCTCCATGAAGTCGCCAGTAACTAATGTGGTTAAAACCTATGGTAGCATTGGCGATCGAAATCTGGTATTACGATCCCTTAGTGGAAATACTTATGTTGAACTATGTCTTGAGAGAATGGGTAGCTGTAAGCCATTAGTTACGGTAAAGGCTAAGCCACTTGAGGTAACGGTGCATGAGGATGCCGTGAAGGCCTTTGGCGAGAATAGGTCAATTGAATACGCCACGTGGATCGCCAACGCCCTCTACATCAGTAACTACGAAATAAGTGAATTGGGTAACGAAATAGTGCTTAAGTCGAGGGATGGCGTAGATGATGCATTGACAAACAATCTGATCAGGGTTATGGATATAATAGCCAGTAAGTACCTGGGCAGGGAATAATTAAACAATCATTACTGAGTCTCCCTGGCCTGTTTAATTAATTCCTTGGCCCTGGCTATGAACTTAGCAAGCACTTGCCTAGCAGCTTCATCGCTCGGTAGCTTACTGACAATACCAGTTGGGTCTGGCCCATTGTATTGATACTCATGTATCACCAGGGCTAGTGATGTTAATTCCACAATATCGGCATTTTTCTCAGCCAACTTGCTTGCAATCTCCATGAGCATGTTCGTAGGCATAATGGCCAGGATCCAATCATTCCTTGAAACTTTAACGCTACGGCTAACCCTCTTATAGCCCGTGAAATTAAACAAATGCCTACTCTTAATGGCTAAGTACGATAGGTAAGACTTCCATGCCTGGAATGCCTTACCAGCGGCGTTTCTAAGCAATCCATCGTTGAGGAATTTCTCGGCTAGCTCAAGCTCTACTTGAGCCTCCATAAGCCTTGACTTACCTATCTCATCTAAGTTTAGCTTAATTTCGATCATTTTTACCACATTAAATAATTAGGAGCCTTTAAAGTGCTTTTAGTTCGCCATTACCCTGCGAAAATCTTAAGTAAACATTGTCAAATAACGTATGTTGCTAATGAAGTTAAGCATTAATGATTTGGTTGTTGGTTATGGAGATAAGGTTATCATTAATGGATTAACCGTGGAATTCGATGAAGGTAGGACCGTAATCTTAGGCCCTAATGGCTCGGGCAAGACAACATTATTGAGGGCTATTGCTGGGGTGATAAAGCCGTTGAGGGGCATTATAGTGCTTGATGATAGACCACTGCGTGGGGGTGACGTGGGTTATGTCAGTCATGCCGGTGGGCTTGATCCTAACATGACCGTGCGTGAAAATCTAGAGTTCTATGCCGAGGTTAAGAACGCCAGTAACTTAGACGAGGTAGTTGATAGACTTAGGATTAGGAATCTAATGAATACTAAGGTGGGTCTCCTGAGTAATGGTCAGAGGAGGATGGTTGAGATCGCTATCGCCATGTTGGGTAGTCCCAAGGTTTATGCACTTGATGAACCAACTGACGGGCTTGACGTGAATTTTGCCAGTAGAGTTAAGGATATTGTGAGAAGACTGCACGGCATTGTTATATACACAACACATATGCTATCCGAGGCTTTAGAACTCGCTGATTACCTAGTCATCATTAGAAAGGGAAGGATTGCCTTTCATGGAGACATGACTAAGCTTGGTGGTGCCATGAGGATAGTCGCTAAGAGGGGGCGTGAGACCAGGATTATTGAGACTGATTTGAGCGAGTTATCCCGTGTTATTGATGAACTGAGGTCTGAGGGATTTAATGTACTTGAGGTCAGGAACTCAGTGATTGATGAGTTACTGGGTGGTGTGGATGATTAGGGCTTATCTCAGGAGGGCGTGGAGGGTTGGCAGGACCTATTACCTTGTGACGCTGATAACCCTATTGGCGGTTATGGTATTCGTGATTGCGCAATTCGTCTTTATAATAATCACGGTTAACCCCGAGAACATTCATGGCGTTAAAATGCCTATTGAGGAGGCCGTGGCATTTACGAGGGTCCTCATGCTAATCATATTGATCGGCATGACTTCACTGATGGTATCCTTACTATCCGCCACCATCGTGCTTGGCACAATACAGGCGGACATACAGAATGGAGTTTTCGAGGTGCTATTCGGTAATGGCGTGAGCGATAGGGACCTCATTAAGGCGCTTTATATCGTTGGGTTATCATCATTTGTCGTGTTTTACTTATTGGCTGAGGCCTTAATGATAATTCCACTCTACATTGTAATCCCAAAGATCCTAAGCACCCTAATGGTGGCCACCCTACTGGCTCCATTCGGCGTTGGGTTGTTTACCACGGGGCTTAGTGTGCTCATTGGGCTTTCAAAACCAAAGTACTTTAAGATCTCCACGGGCATTGGGTCGACAAAGAATTTAGCCTTTACCATGGTATCGCTCCCTGGTCTCATAATCCTATTCTCAATAATGATACCTATAATTACGACAGCGACCAGTGCAACTTCATACCCAGCAGCGCTACTGCGTGTATTGAATGTGGAGTTGATTATCGTATCGATCGTGATGGCGGTGTTGTCAGTAATTATTGCATTTAAGACTCCGGTTAATAGGGTTGGGTTGATAATGAGGGGTGAGGAGCCCTAGTCACAACTTGATGATTAAGTAGTTAATGCCTAGGTAGGCTAGGAAGAAGGGTATTAGTACTAAATCCGTTAGGTCAAGCCCAGCCGCCTCAATGGCCCATAGGGTACCCAGGCTGAATAGTAGGGCTGAAAGCACGTACTTCAGGTGCGGCAGTCTTATCCTGGCTATTTGGTCCTTA from Vulcanisaeta distributa DSM 14429 harbors:
- a CDS encoding proteasome subunit beta, encoding MSSIEELITGTAVGIKASDGVVLAAEKRVAYGFTMFSRSGKKVFKVNDNIGIASIGILADMQVLTKIAKAYMSLYALDTKTRPSIRSAAKLLSYVLFANRVLPYFVEVLVGGVDDEGPHLFIMDSLGSLIEDDYAAVGTGTKLAIAILESNYKPSMTVKEARELAIKAINQSISRDPVSGDGIDILTITGNGSAEETIPLQPLRL
- the thiI gene encoding tRNA uracil 4-sulfurtransferase ThiI; this encodes MALILVRYGEVAIKGAGTRSRMERLLMHNIISGLRGIGVNAKVIKSQGRLFVEVPDDRVKEGVDLISRVFGVKSLSPVKAYVFKELNDIVNAAIKEWSDLIKGRRFAVRVHRVGSHNFTSMDVAKAVGAALKPFSAGVDLERPDIELFIEIRGDRAYLFTEVINGPGGLPLGSEGKLLALISGGFDSPVAAWFMMRRGSYVDALFCSLAYPIDVINFLRVSHVLFSRWSIGYDPRLFIIDCSPLIGEFRAKADPHMWSVLFKRVLYEVASRVARSISALGIVTGESLGQVSSQTLHNLMAIEHGIDMPIYRPLIGLDKDEIMNYARRIGTYEESMRTEEFCAIFSEKPRTRVTIDELDNEFRKLDQNFINNLLNSVVTLRVSAAVKVIDELMLGTNDVEIDHVPENAVVIDLRSRGEYETWHYPGAVNVDVDKLVSTAESLGRDKIYVLYCSRGLSSRWGALELRRLGFKAFSIDIDKLRRSS
- a CDS encoding endonuclease V, encoding MRVSRGPSEGYVRSRVPRGFHLEVARSIQRALASKVVEEDLVNIDNVDLVSGVDVAYINHGDVEIGVSVASTYSLSNSSIIEWSCWVGPVTFPYVPTLLSFRELKPVVNAYLRLRTKPQVVLIDGHGRAHPYRLGIASHFGVCMRIPTIGVAKSLLYGKVDRVEGPILDVGTNEVIGWAIRCAPGKPTYVSVGYGVSLGSAVNLIKRLCVGSQMPIPILHSHNMANNLKRRITKKLMSEKSIEELDSECRSSMRDYL
- a CDS encoding APC family permease; this translates as MPGSESRQRVSLRKELSLPELVIIGLVGAIGTGILFSAPQMMVMSGPAVVLGWILGGIFYFFISLTYMEMGTLYPEAGGPARYAYYTHGPVTNLLNAWASLVWYLFIPPAEAIAVVYGINYFTHNLITPTGIPTWLGAAVAAALILLMVPFNYYGVKVFGVTTTGIGILKIILYLIIPVGLMIAVFMPQNFAGLPGGFMPYGAAAMFSSIPLAMFAFGGTRVIPDYAEEMKNPQRDLPLAVLLVVIGQTLVYVLFAVAYVASLNWSAFGVKPGDWADLTMITSAYNPVIFIAGKYGLTYLLVVATIVGILGPFVVGYIYLGAGSRVLFSMYRSKYVGARVGEIHERYAVPYWALIIFGLAGLVLALLSPIPTVYTIIEEAVVAGYLGFSVVPISLVVSRRQGLSGVYRVPAPAIIGALAFIFATWIIYWSGWPATPYGVLLVFILSIIFGAIYRVKAGLRNSIWYVVYMLAMVLMTYIGQTAGGPMPILKFPYDMVVVTILAIIFYVWGVYSGLPKPYETPIKS
- a CDS encoding SPFH domain-containing protein, producing MSIRAQVISTIDEKGIDQMGPDDLIVKYHSVDVRTRSRLIVYSNQKAVVRIQGQVQGVFDPGAHDLQTPANPISQFFAKFQYAGNVPWEVEVLFISTARHEARSEGITQTKELVPMRYQVAYYFMITDPVKFINAVQFSGFKYTVEDFKNYVSPIVDQAVSQVLNLVSLNEVYANLHKVTDAVTASLRSFLDEVGVHLITCRIVRLEPEDETMRRVVQFMALGLDVNTAIRARLAEIMAQRSDPAATNMMLGVPYYPIYILPTAGMPGGLPQLMVPPTQQRQQSQQGGSSQSSDFEISGG
- a CDS encoding PaREP1 family protein, whose product is MIEIKLNLDEIGKSRLMEAQVELELAEKFLNDGLLRNAAGKAFQAWKSYLSYLAIKSRHLFNFTGYKRVSRSVKVSRNDWILAIMPTNMLMEIASKLAEKNADIVELTSLALVIHEYQYNGPDPTGIVSKLPSDEAARQVLAKFIARAKELIKQARETQ
- a CDS encoding ABC transporter ATP-binding protein; the encoded protein is MKLSINDLVVGYGDKVIINGLTVEFDEGRTVILGPNGSGKTTLLRAIAGVIKPLRGIIVLDDRPLRGGDVGYVSHAGGLDPNMTVRENLEFYAEVKNASNLDEVVDRLRIRNLMNTKVGLLSNGQRRMVEIAIAMLGSPKVYALDEPTDGLDVNFASRVKDIVRRLHGIVIYTTHMLSEALELADYLVIIRKGRIAFHGDMTKLGGAMRIVAKRGRETRIIETDLSELSRVIDELRSEGFNVLEVRNSVIDELLGGVDD